The following proteins are encoded in a genomic region of Paenibacillus sp. FSL R7-0273:
- a CDS encoding signal peptidase I, which translates to MILKWTRNVLMYVLMAIFLLVLISAVTSRMNGGTPKVLGKEILTVLSGSMEPGIKTGAIIAVNPVKDEAQQTAFQPGDVITYTAVDGSGSLITHRIVSVSGTGAGLAYITKGDNNDAQDPSPIPAGNVVASYADFTVPLIGFLMNWVKSTAGIIIVILTPGVYLVVSSIITIFKAIMRMDEESEEPQTAAGDLPPVTNG; encoded by the coding sequence GTGATACTCAAATGGACCCGTAATGTACTCATGTATGTCTTGATGGCGATATTTCTGCTCGTGCTGATATCAGCGGTAACCAGCAGAATGAACGGCGGAACACCCAAGGTTCTGGGCAAGGAAATTCTGACTGTGCTGTCCGGTTCTATGGAGCCCGGAATTAAGACCGGGGCTATCATTGCGGTTAATCCGGTGAAGGATGAAGCGCAGCAGACAGCCTTTCAGCCGGGGGATGTTATTACCTACACAGCTGTGGACGGATCAGGCAGCCTGATCACTCACCGGATTGTGAGCGTTAGCGGCACTGGCGCCGGGCTTGCCTATATTACAAAAGGTGACAATAACGATGCGCAGGACCCTTCGCCGATTCCCGCAGGCAATGTAGTTGCCAGCTACGCGGACTTCACGGTTCCTTTAATCGGGTTTTTGATGAACTGGGTAAAATCGACTGCAGGCATCATTATTGTAATCCTGACCCCTGGTGTCTACCTGGTTGTCTCGTCGATTATAACCATTTTCAAAGCAATCATGCGGATGGATGAAGAATCTGAAGAGCCGCAGACAGCAGCCGGTGATTTGCCGCCGGTGACGAACGGTTGA